In Trichoplusia ni isolate ovarian cell line Hi5 chromosome 2, tn1, whole genome shotgun sequence, the DNA window TGGGGGCTGGGCTGCGCGCGGGGCAACTTCCCCGGGGTGTACACGCGGCTCTCGTACCCGCTCATCTACGACTGGGTGCACAGTCACATCACCAAGAAGATCGAAAACAATACCGTCTTGTAGTTGAAAATAAATGGACTTTGGAAAACATtgtgatttttacttttaaagtattatgTTTGCCGATTTTGCACCTCGTCAAATTTAATGAACACCAATTgtgatgagattttttttttaagcttaagGATATTTATGTCAACACCTACATTAAATACGCGTTATAGGCGTTGTGACACATGGAGTTTGACAATAATAAAGGGACTAATGTCATATGTAATTGTTGTAGGAAGAAAATTCTCATTCCGCAACTTaacgaattaattataataaaacaatgattatgTACGACaatggtttatttaaaactattcgacatttgtgtttttctattatttacataatatattatatgtatacataGAATCATATAATAGATAGTATATCTCAGattcattaacataaatatagataaaaaagtcatttttgCCGTCatagtatttttacaatttttttagcTTCAAATATTCACTCAAAAAGTTACATGCCTGTCATTGTGCCAACATGATAgtgttaatatttgttattaataatttctttatcattttgtttaaatattcttcAATGTGTCGCGTAACTAACTTAATATTGCAGTTAAGCGTTTCATTTACATAGTTATCTCACATTCAACTAATGCATATTATATTTGACTATTTGACGTTTGGCCCTTTATATATCTACacgtctataaatatttatctaaatacaGAATCGAATCACAATCCATAGCAAGTGTCGAAactaatatatgtattataaaaaaaaattgttaaaataataattcttaaacCAAAACACTGACCttcgaaaaaaaatttttagaaaaaagtagGTTCTTCTTCAAAAAAGAAACTACTAAAAACTGTACTTGCTAAAAGcagacaaaatataatttaaattaagtatatcTAGGTAGATCTCCTGCTGTAGCAAAGCAATACTATAAATCAgaatgaacaaaatatatttcgaaaaattcttattaaataacacATCACAATTGTGCTTCCTTTATTTGTGCTTACTATAGCTAACATTTATTTAagcaataacaaattaattattaaaaaatacgctTAACTGATAAGAAACGTCAAAACAATCTAACTAATAGGAATACTGTTTGCCCCTTCTGAATGTAGTGATAGATTTTCTTCTTTACACGTATTAATACGTAGTATAGAtatgatcattaaaaaaataccaacaattATACTTTTCATAATCTAATTCTAAatgcaatgaaataaaaacctgtaataaatttattatgatgTAAGGGTATTTTAAAACGTGTTTTAGATCGATAACTGATATTGAAGTTAACACTCCTtggattttaatacttttaagcGCCTAAACAAGTGAACAGAGCAATGTCTGCTATTCGCACGCTGCACTGTTGCCGTCAATATTTAAGTAGGCACATCTGAGTTTTATCCGATAGCATCACGGTTTAGACACAGAATTAGATGATGGTAAACCTTAACACTTTCCATCaaacttatattttcatattaattaaatttaaacactttttacaaCGCTAAATGACCATGCTCTTGTTTAAGATTTTCAGCAGTCGTGATAAAAAAACtaacgaaaagaaaatatttatcattgcaTTCCAGTCCAATacgttaaagttatttttacttaataacaaGGGATGAATAATCATGAACCAACCAGCATACATATTATGATGGTAATAACAGGCACAACCCATGTCTACGTGCTAACttcttaacaataaaatatactagTGTAAGTACCTGACGATAAACATCTTTGTGTGCgttaagataaattaaatgtaaaggttttcttataaaataaacattgttaaaatctGTCATGGAAAACAGACAACAGTTTCGACTTCTTTGacaacaaacaatatttctgtAAATGTAATAACTCACATAAAACTAACATGATTACGATTAAATACTTTAGTATACAAACATCCAATATACACTAGAATCTGACATTACAACAGTTCTATAACACGACCATTTAATCATTTAAACCAAAAGTCAACACGTTTGAGGTTGGGGAAGTCTCAACGTTCAACATTTACTCTACGACATTCAATGTTTCTCTCAGTAGAGTCATAGTAGACAGATGTATTCTTAAAAAGATTTGTAAGCTCACTTTAAACACTGATCGTTCATTTCTGTCAGAAGACCATAAGAGACGCGATAGGTACAAGTATTCCGAGGCCGGCGGATGTTGCACGGCCTCGCGATGCCTAGGTCTTCTTCTGCTGCGGTCTTCTCAGTAAGTGCAGAGGGTCTTTCCTGTACCTCGCAAACAGTTCCCTCTTGAACGTCTCGAAATGTTTCCTGTTCTTCTCGTTTTGTCTCTCCCGCCATAGAGGCCGGTTCGTCCTCGCCTGCAAGCCCCAGTGGACCGTGAAGATTGGCGATAGCACCTTGAATTGATACCCATTTAAGAACATCTCGTAAACCTGcaagttgaaaaatatttagaatataatagtacaagaaagttatatttttgtttacacagTCTTGGGCgacagttatttttctttattgaacctagctgttgttatttttttataatagttcaTGAGCATTTACAATAAGCTTGCAACGTACTTCGAGTAACTAAGGTAAATTTTTATCTTACCTTTTGAACtgaaaatgacaatttaaataaaaacaaaatagtataaaaacttttattataaaaataaataaaatacatttaccaGTCTAAGCAGACGCCATCCAATCGTTTACAGTATTATAAAATGTACTCTTGTATGGCTCcagtaacaaattaaaactttcacaGTAGAGTAGGTACATGGTACAGAACATTAAAGACAAAGTTTTCTCTAGATAATAGAAGTAGTTCAATAAGTAATAAGCGATATTCAAAACTTGGAAAGATTTCAAAGAACCTCGAGCTACAATACACCAACTTAATCGAGAATACAAAACTACATAAAACCATATTTCCCGGTAATCGAAAAGCTTACTGGCTTCAGGCCAGGGTAACGCCGAGTACTAAGTAACCAGGATAACTTAAGCTCTGCTAAATTCTACATACATTTATCTATCACAGTTTCGCTGAAATTTGTATCTACAGTTGTGAGAATAGAgttggtttttgtttaaactcCTGTGTTGTCTGTGATCCAATTTCTGAGAGAGGCTAGGTTTGTGAAGACGGTCGGTGATAGCGGTAATGCGCATCCTCTCGCGAACGATACGACGCCGAACGCTGTGCCGCGGAACACGGCGGGCCCGCCGGAGTCGCCCTGCAAGTGTTCCACATCAGAGTAAAGCTGTGCTACATTTAAGAAGATATACTGTTCCAGTTTAAAACTGAACGAGCAAAAATTATCTGTTGcacaaaaaaaacgttttagaaatttgtattaatataaacaacCTAACTAGCCATCGCCTATGTCTCCAACTTACCTGGCAAGACGACACACCTCCTATGAGGAAGTGTCCTCCACAGAACATGTTCCCAGTCAAGGCATCTCCATACGATAGTCTGCAGAGCCAGTGAGGAACCACGGGAACGTTAGCCTCCATCATGGTGCGTGGGATACGGCGGCCACCGGGCTGGGAATGTAGGAAGGATATGAATCAAAAAGGTAATAGAAAATAGGCTAATGTCGTGTATGAGGTTCATTCAAAGCTGATAAAAGCGAGCACGCAAGAAAAAGCgaggaaaatatgaaaatgaattggTATTTTCTGATCAAAATACGATATAGCGGTatcacacacacagacacactaATTCAAATAGAAATGCGAGTTCCATTAAGTACTCCTATACGCTATCGTTTCTCCAGTACCATAAGTGCCTACGCTGGGGTAGCATTAGTACAAAGGGGTAATTTCAACGTAACAGACTTACAGCCGTCAATCCCCAGCCGGTTACAGTGAGCCTGACCAGTGGCACGGCCTGCCTCGGCTGCGGGAGCCTGATGGGTCTGATGTTGGCATTGAAGGTCAGTGGCCTGACCAGCCTCAAGGCAGCTATGTCGTTGTCGAACTGAGGCCGCCCGTACTGAGGGTGCACGGTGATGTTGGCGACCCTCACTATCCTGCCTCCCGAGTCACGGCGAGTGCTGCCCACACGGAGTCTGATCGCACTTGGAGATgtgctaaaaaaataacagacagaTAAGTTGAACTTTTAGATTTGCGTGAAACGGGACAAGTCAATGTTTCGCcattcaaaagttatttttgtttcaactcttaaaaaaaaggtttataaaaagtaaagagACAACATCAACCGTAACacaaagaataacaaaaatatacccTATTGATAATAGACGAAGCGATTAATGAAAGCGATTTCCAATTAAACATTTTAGTCTATTTTACAACAGTTTCGTCACGTTTAATTAAGCttttactgaaattaaaaatataaacagagCTAATTATTACAAAGCACGtttcaaaacattaaatctaaaataatgcaatattcTTTCAGATCATTAAGTTAAAGTATATTGAAATCACAGGGCAAAAAATTTCGAATCGTCTAGATCATTTTAGATTAGCCTAGAATAACTAAAAGATAAAGTCTGAAATCTAACcatttgcttttaatataacGATCACGATCAATAAAGTGTAATTAGTTCACTTAATTCTACTACTGATTAAGGCCATTTAATATTCTTTAGCAGAAACGAGCAGTATGCTTAAACCAACGAACCAGTTTTAAATACGGAGCCAATTTATAAGCAAACCAAAACAGCCCTTGAAACTCATGAATATCCAAGCAACGAGCATTGCATCGTAAACTCATGGAATGCCCACTCGACCAAAACATTCGCGGAGAGCACTTGAACCGACGTTACTGtgtacttcataaaatattcacgCAGAGAAAAACCGACGCAGTGCGGGTCACGGCTGTAACGATCACGATTATACATTGACACTGTTAGCATTAGAATTTCATATTTCTAAGGATCTTTGGAAGGTTACGCCTCAGATAAACATGGAGGCTTGCTGAAGACGGATTTGGGAATTCTggatgaatgaaaaaataaaagagagcgAGTAGACTATATCAACATTTCGAAAGGTACCTATAAGAATGCTCCACGTGAAGAGGAAAATGTGTTAGCGTCATAAACAGACACTTAATGTCTAAGTTAATTGTTAAGCAAATCAATTATGCTAATTGAAAATTATGGAAGTTTGACTTCATCAGTGAAACCAAAAATCATCCGAAGgagaataataaagaaatggaACGGAGAAgcttaaacaaattaaaaataatgaaacactAAGATACGACGATAATTATGAAAGACTTGCAAATCAGCGTTAACAGTTTACTACGGTCGACGGTCTATGGAAATGAAATGTTCTTGAAGTGAAATCTTtagtagaaataatttatttaagtccGTATTAAGGGTAGTCCTGGAGTGATAAGCAACGACGCTGAGGACCACATAAACCCTTAGTCCTTTggtcacaattttattattactaaagtCGTAAAGTTAAGAAACATAACGGTGTGACCTTGACACCGGAGAGCCCGTCCCGGAATAATATCACCGGCTTTACTACGCCTACTAAAAGCATAACTATTTTTATGATTACTGATAAAATGAGACGACAACAGCTTCATTTATGGCCACATTAACGATGCCTTTGATTTTTCCTTCCTGaagaattttgatgaaaatgctATCGTGAAGTATAATGCTATTTAATTTTCGATGCTGCTAGCAACGCTTGTTACTGGGATGTATAACCTGCCGCTGAAATGGCTCCGTTCATATAACGACGTTAAAAGCTCAAACATTGGTCAAAGACCTGCTTCAAGCAGTGCATATTCCTAAGTGAGATAATTCTAAGTAGATTTCACTTGTGGACATAAGAGAAATCGGTATTTTTGTGTAAGAATCGAAATCGACAAAGCAAAGTAATTCAAATGAACTTACTTCTGAACACAGTGAGCAGCTGTCAGCACGTATTCTCTGCTGACTATGAAGCCTCCACAGAAGGAGTTTCCGTTCAACACCATGGATACTTGGTAAGGATGCCTGTTGACGGATGTCGGCCGGCCCCCTATGATCTGACCGCTCAGCTCGGGGCACGCCTCCTCCAAGTCCACATCTAACTCCTGCTGAGCATCTTGTTCTGTGTTTTGGGTGTCAGCTTGTGGATCTGAACAGCATTCCCCTTCTACTGCCTCTTGGAGATctaaaaattaatttagtagGTAGATACCGATAGACAAACACAGATATTGATAAagattacattacattaatttttGTCACTCAGAAATAGGATAtcaaaagcaattttttttttcttttgtagaCTTTTTGCTTGCTTGTGCCAGTTCACTTGCAAAAAGATATCACGCAGAACAGCTCAAGTATAACAACACATATAAAACTAGATACTCATACATGAGAGAACCCACAATATACATAAAGATCACTCACCTGCAGTCGACAAAAAACACAAGAACAGAAGCACCGCAGTGACTGCAACCATGATGGCTGACAAACTCCACCTGCATTGAGCACAGACTTCGGCGCGGCACAACCTCACTGGTCTAAATCAAATTATTGCTAAACGTCCAGTGTCCGCGAATAATTTCAAACGCGAGTCCACGGTCGCGACCTTTTCACTGCCTcccattaatttattgattttgcgGAGTCAAGGTTTAAGACGAAAAAAGATTCAGGTACATACTCCATAATGAGGTAATTTTACACGCGTGACGTCATGCTTTGTAAGTAGTTTAATCGAGGAGGTCTTATTTTGAACGTCATTGTATCATTTAGCGGTAATTAAGTAAATTCAAAAGCTTTTGATATTGACAAATTAGTACCTACTTCAATTTGTCTTTGTtgattaatagtattaataaatCACATGTGCTTCACAATTATTACGAAACGGAATGATACTAGTCCACGCAATTTTTTTGCCAGTCTCTGaaaactttagaaaaaatacgagtggtaaccaaaaaaatataataataacaataggtAGAGCGCCAGCCGAGCTATTTGCATAATAGTAGTTAATAGCCTAACAAAGAGTGCAACTctttttgtcttgtttttatgTCTAACGCTAAGTGAAACTCAAGTACACAATCGGCCCATTGAAAACACTAGATACAAATACAAAGGCAACCTAGATTTAGACCAGTAGGTAGCATCACACATTACTATTCATCAAGACTAGTCCGCCATGAAAGTATTATTTAACTATCTGATCCATCTCAATGTACTGAACTtcagtttaaaatgtatttttttttactttttactttcaaaaaaaGTGGgaggtaattaaaatattatgtcctataattaacatttactttattttttcttgtactACTTTCACCTGACTATTTCAAGGTTACCGTTTACAAAGGCTTTGAAACCTGTGATTTTAAATGACAGTAAAATCAATATTCAAGTGACTATTGATTTTACTAAACGGTCAcctatgtttataaatttaaagtaccGCAATATTGATTTGACTTCTGTCAGACATTTGGTATGAATAAAATACTATGGGTTTCTACTTTTGGTCCTAAATCTCACACCCTTAAAatatgactctacatttttatagattttgtaGCAGCGTTTAATgcgtaaaatattaatgtttataaaatgtacCAAATGGTGCGGTATTAAAATAATCCGTAGTTTAACaaaatttcagtttatttatattcgCGAAATATACACAAATccattttttatctaaatatcaCCGTTATACCGTGTTAAAATGTGTGCGTGTCAGTTCTCTCGTATAGCAAACAGTTGTTTATTTCTGAATCACTTACTTTTGCACACGACTTGGTTTGGATGCTACACAAAATTGACATGCGTGTTGACAAAACCCCTTCGCATTGGATCTGTCACaaaaatgtttctgtttttCACTGCCATCGTTTTTAAATGGATTGGAGTTGTTTTTTCTGATTTATTTCTATGTCGGTCTGGGacaagttcaaataaaattgtagataAGAATTTTAGGATGTCTGTGTTCAATATAGACGATAAAGTTCTGAATTGCTTAACAAAGATTCTTTTTGctgtcaatttatttaacaactaaCATCGCACAACACTTTAAcactagttttatttatttgttttttcttttacatgtaTTATATTTGTTCGTGAAAGTTATATAAGAAGAATATGTAATGTCGAATCAGTaataagttctttttttcaataataaactccatgcaatgtaatgtaaaagtaaatacaaatcaatttaaaaatcaattagcCACAAGGAAGTTTCGTGAATGCACTTTTGCAAAATATTGCACTAACTGTCGATTCGTTATCGGTTACAAGTGTCATTGTTATTCCGATAAATGATTTTCCTTATAGCAGACGGCGATAAAATTATGAACGAAATAACTAATAATGTAGGAGTGTATTGATACTGGCGTAGGTATATCTAATAAACGAGCGTGtatcatatttattcattatcCTGTACcgcaaaacaattttttttcagattgtatcatttaatttgtagttacctattttttttaataaaatcttattgatTTCACATTGAATAGTACCTACTGCCTATGGATTATAAATTGCATACTTAACACGCGGATGAGCAAAATAAAAgcgtaaaattttatataaaaaacacgtgtaataagaaatgtaaaactaaataaagtgTACAACTACTAGAATTATATCTACAACTCTGTAAACTCAGGTTATGTTTCTCCTTTTAAACAGTACAATTGAACAGACGATATTATATCATAGATTAAAACATTCCACAAAGACCAACAGACTCGCTAACACACATACCTATTTGCCACTAATTTTAGCCGTCAGCATCCGGCGAccgctaaaaataattataatctgacGATTGCAACACTGAGCTttacgaaatttaaaatatctctCGCATCGCCTGCTCGTTATCAAACTATTGGATCTTGTTCTTTGATCACAAAAGAAAGAGGACAACAAAATGTGTCAAGAATTAttcaagatataaatataagaGAATCtttctttatgaaaatatgtttcGATTTTTTCAGATTATTAAAATGTTCTCATATTAAATCGTAGAGTTTTATGTTCAAAAGAATATTAGTAATGtgcaattaaaatagttttagcaAAATTCTAATGAAGTATAAATAGAGCAAAGTAATAGGCATAAAGGGGTCATTTTTAAAAGAACCACAATCAGCTCTTAAAGATaaaaattttaaagcaaatatacCTAGCAGAAAACTGCACTCTTCGTTACGGATCAACCGAAGATCGGTCAAACAAAAGTGAAATTTAACCCTAGTTTCTGTGCCAATTAAGCATCGTTTACAATGCCAAGACTACAATTCAGATATTTACCGTACTACTCATTGAGTACTGGACGCGATCGGTTACCTGACACCTGAACCGATGACGCATCAACCTTCAACCATCCATGGACCGTGAAGACCCAGATACGAATAAACGAGGCGTGTAAGTTAGCGGCTGAAGAGAATAATGGCTTAATATTGAATGAGAATAAAAAGCGGTTGagtttatatgtataatgtataatgTATGGTATAATAAGAATACATGAGAGAAAATTATCGAGTACGGCAAGcaagtatatattatgtaaatacaatatAGTGAGAGATGTTTTACTATGGCTCTATTGATAACACGCTAATgaagtacatacataataagTCCGAGGCCGTATTACATTTTACCACGCGGATTTCTTTGACTCTTTACTAACTTTTAAGTCAtctatcttaatatatataaaactcgtgtcacaatgtttgtcctcaattgactcctaaaccacttaaccgattataataaaattcgcacaccatgtgcagttcgatcccacttgagagataggatagtttaaatctcaagttatagtcgcaatttcttctaaagaagtcgcgggcaacagctagtaatttgtaaaattgtatCTACTTAAGTGAAAAcaaatcacaattattttatatggaGCTAGGAGAGACCGCTGAAGATGGTCCAATTACCAAAAAAAGTAGCTGGCTTGGACCAGGTGTTATGGCGCAACTAGGGGAAGGCCTATTTCCAACAGGGGACCACGACAGGttgaattaattgatttatgaGAAACACAAAGCAATGAACCCTATACCGTGAAAAATGTCCAAAATTTGCGAGTTGAAAACCAAAGCTAGGACGGTGTTTCCTcgattaaaagtttaaaattacatgaatGGAAATACCGAGAATTGAAGCACTAACGCTTACTAAAATTTCGCTGTAACCTAATTAGTAGGAGCGAATAACAGAATGAAATAGAACATTTAAAATGGCTGAGCATTGTCAACATTCCAAAACACACGTAGTGTTGTTTGTCCGACGTACCGATATTTTGGAGAGTCGCCATTTGGTAAAAGACATTAAGAAACAATACGACCGCGAGTTTATCATGGACTAATACAAGTTCATGTCAGTTTTACGCCAAAGACCAGTTCTACTGCTATATTTTAAGATAACGAGCGGCACGCAGCAATAATATAGAAATTTGAAAATAGTGAcagtttaaaaaagattttttgtttctttttacaagcaataaaagctaaaatactttcgttttttaatactttcaaaataaGAAAGGATAAATATTGTGCGCCTAGAAATCATGATAAATCCTTGAGACGAAATTCGTATGCGTTATTCAATTCAAGGAGCAAAAACGATACAAACGGTTACATTTAGAATGGTCCATGTTTTCCAAAGCGTCTAGTAATTTGGGCGTCGGAGATTAAACTCATTAATCTAGTGTTGTTTCAATATCGAAACGTTTTCGTCTATAAATTTCCCTGTGACCAATTACGTTCGGTCGGCAATGGATAAAAAAGCACGTTATTTATTACGAATAGGGTACAAAGTGGATGACGACATTTTAAGGATTGGGGTCGAAGTGaaatagttctttttttcagTTACAGCAAACGTGAATCAATTTGCATTcgatttttctgtttaaaacgAGATTGAGTATTACAATTAGGACAAACCGATTATCAAAAGCTTTCAAGTCTTTTCATGAAATCCTTTTCTGCGgacagttaaaataaagatagtATTTTATACGATCCTAATTTCTGCTGCTTTATATTCATCATCCACACGGATGATGAAATGTCTCTtcgtttgtttgtgtttatattataagtCAGGAGTGCGGAACACCTATCT includes these proteins:
- the LOC113506571 gene encoding trypsin beta-like, coding for MVAVTAVLLFLCFLSTADLQEAVEGECCSDPQADTQNTEQDAQQELDVDLEEACPELSGQIIGGRPTSVNRHPYQVSMVLNGNSFCGGFIVSREYVLTAAHCVQNTSPSAIRLRVGSTRRDSGGRIVRVANITVHPQYGRPQFDNDIAALRLVRPLTFNANIRPIRLPQPRQAVPLVRLTVTGWGLTAPGGRRIPRTMMEANVPVVPHWLCRLSYGDALTGNMFCGGHFLIGGVSSCQGDSGGPAVFRGTAFGVVSFARGCALPLSPTVFTNLASLRNWITDNTGV